The nucleotide sequence CACTTATGCACTGCACGCGGAGTCCCAGTGCACTGCACCACCCAACCCGCGCTGCTCCAGGGACGGACGAGGGGGTGTGGAAGGTTATAGGAGATTGAATCAAACTGCATAAAGATTGCCATGGAACCGCACGCTTCCGCGTTGCCGCACTGCATCTGGAAGAAACCTCGCCGGTGGCAACTCGATCCAAGGGGAGCCCAAGCTTAACACAGGTGGGGGCGATGCATATTGCAGGTGCCCGTGGGACGGACTGCAACAACAGGCAGACTCGACTGCTCGACCATGGCTCCACGATCTGTAGTGAGGGGTGGCTAGGACTCCTCCCGCTTTTCCTTCTCGCCCTGATGATCATCGACCTTGGGCGAAAACAAGCTGCGTCTCATGGGAACTGTACTGCACGTCCGCACATATCCAAAATCTGAAAAAACGCAAAGAACAATTTTTGTGAGCTGCAATTCCACGAGTACTACACAGCAAAATCTGCAACACAAAAAAAATCAAGCGGCACCAGgggatcgagccgaacatcgattCCTTACTGCAGCTCACAAAATTACAAGGGGAGATGTAAAGAACTGCACGGTGTCGTTGTCTGTACTTCATCCTGCGGGCACCTGGGACCTCGCCGGGAGTTGAGCAAAGGGACGTTGGCAGAGAGAGGTCGGAGGACAGGGGAGCGTGGCGGCCAGCGCTCATACTACCCTGCGAGGGTAGCGGGGGTGCCCGGACAtggggaggaggaagcagaaggCTATCCGCACTGCATGGGCGCATCAGGCGAATTGCATGGGGCTGGGGGTGGAGGCCCTCTTTTCTGCTCGTCGTGGTGTTCTCCGGCGAATCCGCTAGTCGCCTGCACACCCACCCCCCATGGAGATGATGGCCGGATCCAGCGGGCGAGGGGTGGCCAGTGGTCACCTGCAGAAGTGGAAGATAGGAAGGCGACGCACATCCGGTCGGCCCGGCCGAAGGATGAATCGCGCTGCCTCAGTGGTGAGCTCCTTTTAGGGCACGGTGGCTGGCCCTCCCCACCACCGGCCACCCGCGCCGTGCAGAGGTTGGGGGAAGGGAGTGGAGCCCGAGATCCAACGGATCCGCATACGGGAGAAGGTGGTGGGCGGGTCGTGTCGCCGGGGATCGCCGGATCTGAAGGTGGCCGGCAGTAGGTTCCAGTGGCGGCGGAGAGCGGTGTATTGGGACTGGGCAAGGCAGTGGCGCGCCGGGTCAGAAGGAAGTAGAGGGGATCCCCAGAGGTTCGGCTGCCGGCGGCGGCAGCAGTGGAAGAAGGTGGAGGGGATCACCATGGATTATCCAGGGTGGGAGGCGTGGGTTTGTGCGGGATGTGGGGGGATGCGAGCGAGGTTGGGGATAGGGAGGAGGTAGTGGGTGGTCGTGGGTTTGGGTGGTTGGGGTTTTTCCCCTCTGCGTGCAGTTCGTCTGTGCTGGCCGTTTAGCTCGGTTCGGGGTCTGGATAAGTTTtcaggtgttatcagaataaggtcttaaaggatgttattagaatagacctatcttatatatatatatagggtgggtttATTATGATAACACTCTTAAgacccttattctgcacaccaacgtgcttattctgataacacccccTGATGACCGCACCCCCGAATCCCCCACTACCTTCGTCAACGTCCTCTCACGCAGCCCGCAGGGGCTGGCGCCCCACTCCCCCAACCCACCTTCTTCTCCCGAGCacgcgccgccgctcccctcccCCCGCGCATCTTTTCCTCCTGGTCGGGGCCGCCGCACGTCCTCTTCACCACCCCGACCACAAACCTCCCCCGCCGTGCGCCCCacatcccctcccccccccccccccccccgcaccaccGACGGAGCCGGCCAGGGACTTGACCTCCCTCGCGTCAGATCCAGCTGACCATGACGGCTGTGGATCCCCCTCCCCCTATCCTGCCTTTCTCCTTGATCGCCGCCCCACCCCACCCGGCTTCttcccccgccggcgccgccccaccAGCATCTGGCATCTTCCACCGCAGGCGCCCTGCACCAGTCGTCTCCCTCCCACCTTCTTCCACCTCAAGGAGACGGGATCCGGGCCGGCAAAACGTGCCCCTGCGCGGCCACGACCAGCCCCAGCTGCGACATCCCGGTACATGGCGGCATGCTGGGAGATGGATCGCGACGGAGCGGCGGTCGTCCATGCCGTGGCGACGCGGGGTCGCGCTCCTCCTGGAGATCAGCCCGGCCGGCGGCGCCGGCCAAACCTCTCCTAACCCCGGATCCACACCTCCCCGGCGGGGATCAGGTGGAGCGAGGCCGGGTCGATGCGGGTGGTGCCTGCCTTGCACTGCAGATCCCCACGGCGGTCCCTCCCCGCGTCGACGAGCACCATGACTGCGAGATCTCGCCTGGCCCTCccttcctctgcttcctctgcttgCCGGTCAGTGCAGTGCACACGGGCGCCCTTTTGCACTTCTTTTTCGCAGCTCACTTGTTGTTTTCAAAGTGTCCCCTTGCAGTACACTTTGTTGCTCCCTCGCAAGTCTCTCCCCCCCAATCTGCAGATCACCGGCAGCGCCCCATTCCATGTCGCAGTTTGTTTCGGTCGTCCACACCATAGATCATGGAGCCATGGTCCATGCAGTCGATTTTGCGAGCTGTTACAGTCAACCCCACGGGCACAGGAGGACCTTGGCGTGACCG is from Triticum aestivum cultivar Chinese Spring chromosome 1B, IWGSC CS RefSeq v2.1, whole genome shotgun sequence and encodes:
- the LOC123112688 gene encoding uncharacterized protein; the encoded protein is MLGDGSRRSGGRPCRGDAGSRSSWRSARPAAPAKPLLTPDPHLPGGDQVERGRVDAGGACLALQIPTAVPPRVDEHHDCEISPGPPFLCFLCLPYTLLLPRKSLPPNLQITGSAPFHVAVCFGRPHHRSWSHGPCSRFCELLQSTPRAQEDLGVTGLWWYHVSMLTALPMHA